A window of the Corallococcus soli genome harbors these coding sequences:
- the dusA gene encoding tRNA dihydrouridine(20/20a) synthase DusA produces MTALAYPMPLCVAPMMDWTDRHCRYFFRQITRHTLLYTEMVTTGAVLHGKRDRLLGFTPAEHPVALQLGGSEPEELAASARIGEEWGYDEINLNVGCPSDRVQSGRFGACLMAEPDLVARGVAAMREAVRIPVTVKSRIAIDELEEWPTLEDFVRRVSQAGCTRFIVHARKAWLKGLSPKENRDVPPLRYDLVYRLKQEFPHLDISLNGGVKTLDAAAEHLPRVDGVMMGRAPYESPYVLAEADRRFFGGTQAPPTRHEVVDAMLPYIEAQRSQGAPLGAITRHMLGLFQGLPGARAWRRHLSENAHQDGAGPEVVLAAAAKVPREAALQQAVA; encoded by the coding sequence ATGACTGCCCTGGCCTATCCCATGCCGCTGTGTGTCGCGCCGATGATGGACTGGACGGACCGGCACTGCCGGTACTTCTTCCGTCAAATCACGCGCCACACCCTGCTCTACACGGAGATGGTGACCACGGGCGCGGTGCTGCACGGCAAGCGCGACCGCCTGCTGGGCTTCACGCCCGCCGAGCACCCCGTCGCCCTCCAGCTGGGGGGCTCGGAGCCGGAGGAGCTGGCGGCCTCCGCGCGCATCGGCGAGGAGTGGGGCTACGACGAGATCAACCTCAACGTGGGCTGCCCCAGTGACCGCGTGCAGTCCGGCCGCTTCGGCGCGTGCCTGATGGCGGAGCCGGACCTGGTGGCCCGCGGCGTGGCGGCCATGCGGGAGGCGGTGCGCATCCCGGTGACGGTGAAGTCGCGCATCGCCATCGACGAGCTGGAGGAGTGGCCGACGCTGGAGGACTTCGTGCGGCGCGTGTCCCAGGCGGGGTGCACGCGCTTCATCGTGCACGCGCGCAAGGCGTGGCTGAAGGGGCTGAGCCCCAAGGAGAACCGGGACGTGCCGCCGCTGCGGTACGACCTGGTGTACCGGCTCAAGCAGGAGTTCCCCCACCTGGACATCAGCCTCAACGGCGGCGTGAAGACGCTGGACGCGGCGGCCGAACACCTGCCCCGCGTGGACGGCGTGATGATGGGGCGGGCTCCGTACGAATCGCCCTACGTGCTGGCGGAGGCGGACCGGCGCTTCTTTGGCGGCACGCAGGCGCCCCCCACGCGGCACGAGGTGGTGGACGCGATGCTGCCGTACATCGAAGCGCAGCGGAGCCAGGGCGCGCCGCTGGGCGCCATCACCCGGCACATGCTGGGCCTCTTCCAGGGCCTGCCGGGCGCGCGCGCGTGGCGGCGTCACCTGAGCGAGAACGCCCACCAGGACGGCGCGGGCCCGGAGGTGGTGCTCGCC